In Thunnus thynnus chromosome 11, fThuThy2.1, whole genome shotgun sequence, the following proteins share a genomic window:
- the vtcn1 gene encoding V-set domain-containing T-cell activation inhibitor 1, which produces MASLGQIIFSSMIILIIIFSAIIILILALAFSGSLSEVQSSNRLPIANLGEDKLLSCYIHTTSEQTTFREMSVTWEKKELSGVVYLYENGAADLKDQNSQYKGRTQIFPDALPKGNASLLLRSVKRNDEGEYTCHISSSDGGGKVNIHLRTAAFSAPTFTFSNGTLSAEASRWFPKPNVTWLDYFGNVLRGSTSFTQNSAGIFSVVSRLQPVNVSDTYTFRIQNDLVIAVSEATITDGDSQGPSLVVRSPGKSLDHP; this is translated from the exons ATGGCTTCCCTGGGACAGATCATCTTCAGCAG CATGATTATCCTCATCATCATATTCTCGgccatcatcatcctcatcttaGCCTTGGCATTCTCAG GCTCCTTGTCTGAGGTGCAGAGCAGCAACAGATTGCCCATCGCCAACCTTGGAGAGGATAAGCTTCTAAGCTGCTATATTCACACGACCAGTGAACAAACCACATTCAGAGAAATGTCAGTAACTTGGGAGAAGAAGGAACTGAGTGGAGTTGTTTACCTGTATGAGAATGGAGCTGCAGATCTTAAGGACCAGAACTCACAGTACAAAGGGAGAACTCAGATCTTCCCTGATGCTTTGCCCAAAGGGAACGCTTCTCTGTTGCTGAGGAGTGTGAAACGTAATGACGAAGGGGAGTACACCTGCCATATCAGCTCCTCTGATGGAGGAGGGAAGGTCAACATTCACCTGAGAACAGCAG CTTTTTCAGCCCCCACATTTACATTCTCAAATGGCACCCTGTCTGCTGAGGCAAGCAGGTGGTTCCCTAAACCAAACGTGACGTGGTTGGACTATTTTGGGAATGTCCTGCGGGGGAGCACGAGCTTCACGCAAAACTCTGCAGGGATATTCAGTGTAGTGAGCAGGCTTCAGCCAGTCAATGTCAGCGACACCTACACCTTCAGGATTCAAAATGACTTGGTGATTGCGGTCTCTGAAGCAACAATAACAG ATGGGGACAGTCAGGGTCCCAGTTTGGTAGTAAGGAGTCCTGGAAAGTCTTTGGACCACCCCTGA
- the trim45 gene encoding E3 ubiquitin-protein ligase TRIM45: protein MSQREHKKNAEQPTLNSEHELHSVAVNPRAVCNVCKRLYRDPKILPCLHTFCSDCIGQLEPFSVSSRRHRGGPEEGRGGEAVEEDRLAVTVTVLCPDCDSEVDIPPSGPAGLSIDHLALDEVFLETLVTNGPLGCDLCGEGGAESRCEVCCVNLCEFCCQAHRRQKRTASHSVQCLEELKSRGRLCRPVLCSFHPGQELRLFCQPCDLPVCLECAATLHRDHRCCPTLDVIDRHGDRIRELVTVRLRPRLEQLERSLQKVEVSQEALQARVEATASEVRAFARGYASAVEAHCVSLLRRLEELRVQRRNQLHLQKAQLQQALLDVRGGVEFAERLLSCGSDAEILSAKGVTLRRLTLLTESSYDPHLATVAPDDDSSISFMPREPAGEVEGYPVVGVIHSKTVDLSKCTIEGEGLQRGREGQQGHFTLVCRDSAGEQMARGGEHVLVSIVHKEKKNCTVETTVVDNNDGSYTVSYTPEELGAYSVWVCVKAQHVKGSPFILNVKRKFRRHTGTFHCCSFCSSGGAKEARCGCPGTMPGGFKGCGHSHKGHPGKPHWSCCGSTVEQSECLLASVLAAVSPRGHLRTVEL, encoded by the exons ATGTCGCAGCGTGAACACAAGAAAAACGCGGAGCAGCCGACTTTAAACTCGGAACACGAGCTACACAGCGTCGCAGTGAACCCGAGGGCGGTGTGTAACGTGTGTAAACGCTTGTACCGGGACCCTAAAATCCTGCCCTGTCTGCACACCTTCTGCTCCGACTGTATCGGCCAGCTGGAGCCGTTCTCGGTGTCCTCTCGCAGACACCGGGGCGGTCCGGAGGAGGGCAGGGGCGGCGAGGCGGTGGAGGAGGACCGACTCGCCGTCACCGTGACGGTGCTCTGCCCCGACTGTGACTCCGAAGTGGACATCCCGCCTTCGGGGCCGGCCGGGCTCAGCATCGACCACCTAGCGCTGGACGAAGTGTTCCTGGAGACTCTGGTGACGAACGGCCCGCTGGGATGCGACCTGTGCGGGGAAGGAGGCGCCGAGAGCCGCTGCGAGGTCTGCTGTGTCAACCTGTGCGAGTTCTGCTGCCAGGCACACAG GCGGCAGAAGCGAACAGCGTCTCACTCAGTTCAGTGTCTGGAGGAGCTGAAGTCTCGAGGTCGTCTCTGCCGTCCTGTCCTCTGCTCCTTTCATCCCGGCCAGGAGCTCCGGCTCTTCTGCCAGCCCTGTGACCTGCCAGTCTGCCTGGAGTGTGCTGCCACGCTGCACCGTGACCACCGCTGCTGTCCCACACTTGATGTTATCGATCGTCATGGAGACCGCATCAGAGAGCTGGTGACAGTGCGCCTTCGACCTCGCCTGGAGCAGCTGGAGCGGTCACTGCAGAAG GTGGAAGTATCCCAGGAGGCTTTGCAGGCACGAGTGGAGGCAACTGCGAGCGAGGTGAGGGCATTTGCACGAGGCTACGCCAGCGCTGTGGAAGCCCACTGCGTGTCTCTGCTGCGTCGTCTGGAGGAGCTCCGTGTCCAACGCAG GaaccagctccacctccagaAGGCGCAGCTGCAGCAGGCTCTGCTGGACGTTCGAGGTGGTGTGGAGTTCGCAGAGAGACTGCTGAGCTGCGGCTCAGACGCTGAGATCCTCAGCGCCAAAGGAGTGACCCTGAGAAGACTGACCTTGCTGACAGAGAGCAGCTACGACCCCCACCTGGCAACAGTCGCCCCCGACGATGACAGCAGCATCAGCTTCATGCCCAGGGAGCCAGCAGGGGAGGTGGAGGGCTACCCGGTGGTCGGGGTGATCCACTCTAAGACGGTGGATCTCAGCAAGTGCACCATCGAAGGAGAAG GCCTACAGCGAGGGAGGGAAGGCCAGCAGGGTCACTTCACCCTGGTGTGCCGAGACTCAGCTGGAGAACAGATGGCACGAGGTGGGGAGCACGTCCTGGTCAGCATCGTtcacaaagagaagaaaaactg cACAGTGGAGACGACAGTGGTTGACAACAACGATGGGTCCTACACGGTTTCATACACACCTGAAGAGCTGGGAGCTTACTCAGTGTGGGTTTGTGTCAAAGCCCAACATGTCAAG GGTTCTCCGTTCATCCTAAATGTGAAGAGGAAGTTCAGGCGTCACACTGGAACGTTTCACTGCTGCTCCTTCTGCTCCAGTGGAGGAGCCAAAGAGGCTCGCTGTGGCTGTCCAGGAACTATGCCAG